Proteins encoded within one genomic window of Equus caballus isolate H_3958 breed thoroughbred chromosome 20, TB-T2T, whole genome shotgun sequence:
- the MDC1 gene encoding mediator of DNA damage checkpoint protein 1 isoform X17 yields MPDCSVALPFPSISKQHAVIEILAWGKAPILRDSGSLNGTQILRPPKVLSPGVSHRLRDQELILFADLLCQYHRLDAPLPFVSRGPLTVEETPKVQGGTHPRGLLLAEDSEEEVDPLSERHVVKEPRTTSSSLATVVPESDEEGPSPAPGGPGPPFAFNLDSDTDEEESQQPATGEAFSAAMTDATVETEPPKAITTEIQLEKDQCSVEERDNATKVKRDARNEVVPVGVILERTQPAEEDSDTDVDDESRPPGRPAEVHLESAQPSGFMDSDTDVEEEGIPTTPAVVPMKKRQVFHGDDAKSPGAPGLANLQESPAGSDTDVEEGEALLTVPLERSQASMVIDSNTDDEEEVSAALTLARLKESRTLTWHRDTDVEEDKAQPVVLLEQSQTSARRDSDTDVEEEGPPVEKRGTVPKDCTDKAHSEKSQPPLGDSDIEMEEDKSSPAVHLERSEASATVDVNTQVKEEVLPGPAVTPLEKHQVPVAWTNQTDVEADRGPAKLPMVCLEEAQPPPVGDCEITSLNASAVTDVRKSQFPTGGDAGTEWAVAVLEQERAPEAGAQGGSPVALVEQGLLPVSRENLTDLVVDTGTPGEPTQPRREGAQTPKEGKREPRMDGTKDSADARDVLKAEKSTIKVPAYSVSDSEDLDLQATQCFVEKEGQSLEVQSTEDEPTQAFLLSPPQEPGPSRCSFQAEEKNAILSQTYGATSLASFLKRLPRELLYEGALDELWEVLATQPYCPRESEASETQPIAAHLEAHGSCPSPPRATPGEQHPESPVHAEPLGIQGRGMQTVEKDMGTPGETADRVNPERGPLERATKKPPPEGERKDVMGEEELTWGLRDSQQKQVLARDTQRQESDKKVTSASPESGMESLKVEIETAREIQEKEREKQTLAREIFEREAEKLVPGRVCEVGGLEVKVSKVIQERGPEAGEPERGTQDQEGQASSPTPEPRVGAGGLQALASAVVASGSQSGGGRGVPVSPRRQERDHLNCKMPPAEKASRGDQESPEACLPPAVTEASAPLQNPLMSQSQKHPTPQPLPSLELPIPRARQNGSQGAPEIPPSELEPLHPKPKVRPRGSSRMLPSPVSSIAPESHPTTPTDQPVSPEPTSRATRSRTYRSSEMTPAPVVPTAPELQSSTSKDQPVTAKLTSRATRGRTHRSSVKSPEPVVPTAPELQPSTSKDQPVTPEPTSRGRTHRSSVKAPEQVVPTAPELQPSTSKDQSVIPTPTSRATRGRTHRSSVKTPEPVVPTAPEFQPPTPTDQPVTLELISRATRGRTHRASVKTPEPVVPTAPELQPPTSKDQSGILTPTSRATRGRTHRFSVKSPEPIVPIAPELQPSTPTDQSVASEPTSGTTQGRTHRSSVKTPELVVPTGPEFQPSTSINQLVTPKPTSQPRTHRSSVKTPEPIVPTTSELQPSTPTDQPVTPKPTSRATRGRKHRSVNTSEPIVPTAPELQPSTPTDKPVTRKPTSRATRGRTHRSSVKTPEPIVPTAPELQPSTPTDKPVTCKPTSRATRGRKHRSSVKTPKPIVPTASQLQPSTPTDQSVTPESTTQDIRGRKHRSSVKTPQPMEPTAPGHEPPSHTDQPVTPEAIAPASQSRTLRTSIISAVPVPTTPEFRSPVPTDQPIPPETIPQANCSRRPRATRKQGSPTAPIVHEPCSAPPEPNSRNQRRRAVRAAESLTTIPEPAFAQLPEAPTHAPHIEKVEAAGTSGFTPEPQRKASQSHKRPLATLDLPPLQKRLQRGKVSQKTAFLQEEEDDPTERPGKKEVVVMPGPGKRKRDQAEEEGILSRSLRRTKPNQESTAPKVLFTGVVDVRGERAVLALGGSLASSVAEASHLVTDRIRRTVKFLCALGRGIPILSLDWLHQSRKAGCFLPPDEYVVTDPEQEENFGFSLRDALSRARERRLLEGYEIHVTPGVQPPPLQMGEIISCCGGTVLPSMPRSYKPQRVVITCSQDFPRCAIPSRVGLPILSPEFLLTGVLKQEAKPEAFVLSALEMSST; encoded by the exons ATGCCTGATTGCTCTGTGGCCCTGCCCTTTCCATCCATCTCCAAACAACATGCAGTGATTGAAATCCTGGCCTGGGGCAAGGCACCTATCCTCCGGGATTCTGGGAGCCTCAATGGGACTCAAATCCTGAGGCCTCCTAAGGTCCTGAGCCCTGGGGTGAGTCATCGTCTGAGAGACCAGGAGTTAATTCTCTTTGCTGACTTGCTCTGCCAGTACCATCGCCTGGATGCCCCCCTGCCCTTTGTCTCTCGGGGCCCTCTAACTGTAGAGGAGACACCCAAGGTACAGGGAGGAACTCATCCCCGGGGGCTCCTGTTGGCTGAGGACTCAGAGGAGGAAGTAG ATCCTCTTTCTGAAAGGCATGTGGTGAAAGAACCAAGGACCACATCTTCTTCTTTGGCAACAGTAGTTCCAGAGAG TGATGAAGAGGGGCCTTCCCCTGCCCCAGGTGGCCCTGGGCCACCTTTTGCCTTCAACTTGGACAGTGACACAGATGAGGAAGAAAGTCAGCAACCAGCAACAGGGGAGGCCTTCTCAGCTGCCATGACAGATGCCACTGTAGAGACAGAACCGCCTAAAGCCATCACAACTGAAATCCAGCTTGAAAAGGATCAGTGTTCAGTGGAGGAAAGGGACAATGCCACAAAAGTCAAGAGGGATGCAAGGAATGAAGTGGTTCCAGTTGGAGTGATTCTGGAGAGGACCCAACCTGCTGAGGAGGACAGTGACACAGATGTGGATGATGAGAGCAGGCCTCCAGGAAGGCCAGCCGAAGTCCATTTGGAAAGTGCCCAGCCTTCTGGCTTCATGGACAGTGATACTGATGTGGAAGAAGAGGGGATCCCCACGACCCCAGCTGTAGTTCCTATGAAGAAGAGGCAAGTCTTCCATGGAGATGATGCAAAGAGTCCTGGGGCACCTGGCTTGGCGAATCTGCAGGAGAGCCCAGCTGGTAGTGATACAGATGTGGAGGAGGGCGAGGCCCTACTAACGGTCCCTCTGGAGAGAAGCCAAGCCTCCATGGTGATCGATAGCAATACAGATGATGAGGAAGAAGTCTCAGCAGCACTCACTTTGGCACGTCTGAAAGAGAGCCGAACCCTTACCTGGCACAGAGATACAGATGTGGAAGAGGACAAGGCCCAACCTGTGGTCCTTCTGGAGCAAAGCCAAACCTCCGCCAGGAGAGACAGTGACAcagatgtggaggaggaggggccccCAGTGGAAAAGAGAGGCACTGTCCCCAAGGATTGCACAGACAAAGCACATTCAGAAAAGAGCCAGCCTCCTCTTGGGGACAGTGATATAGAGATGGAGGAAGATAAGAGCTCACCTGCAGTCCACCTGGAGAGAAGTGAAGCCTCTGCCACAGTGGACGTCAACACACAAGTGAAGGAGGAAGTCCTACCAGGGCCAGCTGTTACACCTCTGGAGAAGCATCAGGTGCCTGTGGCGTGGACAAATCAAACAGATGTGGAAGCAGACAGGGGCCCAGCAAAGCTGCCTATGGTGTGTCTAGAGGAAGCCCAGCCTCCTCCAGTTGGGGACTGTGAGATCACATCCTTAAATGCCTCAGCAGTGACAGATGTAAGAAAGAGCCAGTTTCCCACAGGAGGGGATGCTGGGACGGAATGGGCTGTGGCTGTTCTTGAGCAGGAGAGAGCTCCTGAGGCGGGGGCCCAGGGTGGGTCACCTGTGGCACTAGTGGAGCAGGGCCTTCTCCCTGTCTCAAGGGAAAACCTAACAGATCTGGTGGTGGACACAGGCACTCCAGGGGAACCCACCCAGCCACGGAGAGAGGGAGCCCAGACCcccaaagaagggaagagagaaccACGTATGGATGGGACCAAGGACTCTGCAGATGCCCGTGATG ttctaaaggctgagaagtccacgaTCAAGGTGCCAGCgtattcagtgtctg ATTCTGAAGATCTAGACCTACAGGCTACCCAGTGCTTTGTGGAGAAAGAGGGTCAGAGCCTGGAAG TCCAGAGCACGGAGGATGAACCTACCCAGGCCTTCCTGTTAAGTCCACCCCAAGAGCCTGGCCCTTCCCGTTGCAGCTTCCAGGCCGAAG aaaaaaatgccATATTAAGTCAGACCTATGGAGCAACTAGTCTAGCATCGTTTTTAAAGAGGCTACCGAGAGAGCTTTTATATGAAG GTGCCCTGGATGAGCTGTGGGAGGTCTTGGCTACACAGCCATACTGTCCAAGAGAATCTGAGGCCTCTGAGACCCAGCCCATTGCCGCCCACCTTGAGGCCCATGGATCTTGCCCCTCACCACCTAGGGCAACACCAGGAGAACAACATCCAGAGAGCCCAGTTCATGCAGAGCCACTGGGGATTCAAGGAAGAGGGATGCAGACTGTGGAGAAAGACATGGGTACACCAGGAGAAACAGCAGACAGGGTGAACCCTGAGAGAGGACCATTGGAGAGGGCAACCAAGAAACCGCcaccagaaggagagagaaaagatgtgATGGGAGAGGAAGAATTAACTTGGGGGCTACGGGACAGTCAACAAAAACAGGTGTTAGCTAGAGACACTCAGAGACAAGAGTCTGACAAAAAGGTGACAAGTGCAAGTCCCGAAAGTGGTATGGAGAGTTTGAAGGTAGAAATTGAGACAGCCAGGGAAatacaagagaaagagagagaaaagcagactCTTGcaagagaaatatttgaaagagaagcagagaaattaGTACCAGGGAGAGTGTGTGAGGTAGGTGGGTTAGAGGTCAAGGTATCCAAAGTGATACAGGagagaggccctgaggcaggggagCCAGAGAGAGGGACCCAGGACCAGGAAGGGCAGGCCTCCAGTCCAACACCAGAGCctcgggtgggggctgggggccttCAGGCACTCGCTTCAGCTGTGGTAGCTTCTGGGAGCCAATCAGGTGGAGGAAGGGGCGTCCCAGTGAgtcccaggaggcaggagagag ACCACTTGAATTGCAAGATGCCACCTGCTGAGAAGGCTTCTAGG GGTGATCAGGAATCCCCAGAGGCGTGTCTGCCTCCTGCAGTGACTGAAGCCTCAGCCCCACTCCAAAACCCCCTCATGTCTCAGAGCCAAAAACATCCTACACCTCAGCCTCTGCCTTCCTTAGAGCTGCCCATTCCCAGGGCCAGGCAAAATGGGAGTCAGGGAGCCCCAGAGATTCCTCCCTCAGAGCTGGAGCCTCTGCATCCAAAACCCAAAGTCAGGCCCCGGGGGTCCTCCAGGATGTTACCCTCTCCAGTGTCTTCTATAGCCCCTGAGTCCCACCCTACCACCCCCACAGACCAGCCTGTCAGCCCTGAGCCCACATCTCGGGCCACTCGGAGCAGAACATACAGGTCTTCTGAAATGACCCCTGCACCAGTTGTCCCCACAGCACCTGAGCTGCAATCTTCCACCTCCAAAGACCAGCCTGTCACCGCTAAGCTCACATCTCGGGCCACTCGGGGAAGGACACATAGGTCCTCTGTCAAGTCCCCTGAACCAGTTGTCCCCACAGCCCCTGAGCTCCAGCCTTCCACCTCTAAAGACCAGCCTGTCACTCCTGAGCCCACATCTCGGGGCAGGACACATAGATCTTCTGTCAAGGCCCCTGAGCAAGTTGTCCCTACAGCTCCTGAGCTGCAACCTTCCACCTCCAAAGACCAGTCTGTCATCCCCACACCCACATCCCGGGCCACTCGGGGCAGGACACATAGGTCCTCTGTCAAGACCCCTGAACCAGTTGTCCCCACAGCCCCTGAGTTCCAGCCTCCTACCCCCACAGACCAACCTGTCACTCTTGAGCTCATATCTCGGGCCACTCGGGGCAGAACACACAGAGCCTCTGTGAAGACTCCTGAACCAGTTGTCCccacagctcctgagctgcagcctcCCACCTCCAAAGACCAGTCTGGCATCTTAACACCCACATCTCGGGCCACTCGGGGCAGAACACATAGGTTCTCTGTCAAGTCCCCTGAACCAATTGTCCCCATAGCCCCTGAGCTTCAGCCTTCTACCCCCACAGACCAATCTGTCGCTAGTGAGCCCACATCTGGCACCACTCAGGGCAGGACACATAGGTCTTCTGTCAAGACCCCTGAACTAGTTGTACCCACAGGTCCTGAGTTCCAGCCTTCCACTTCCATAAACCAACTTGTCACCCCCAAACCCACATCTCAGCCAAGGACACATAGGTCTTCTGTCAAGACCCCCGAACCAATTGTTCCCACAACCTCAGAGCTCCAGCCTTCCACCCCCACAGACCAACCTGTCACCCCCAAACCCACATCCCGGGCCACTCGGGGCAGAAAACATAGGTCTGTCAACACCTCTGAACCGATTGTCCCCACAGCCCCTGAGCTCCAGCCTTCCACCCCCACAGACAAACCTGTCACCCGCAAGCCCACATCTCGGGCCACTCGGGGCAGAACACATAGGTCTTCTGTCAAGACACCCGAACCAATTGTCCCCACAGCCCCTGAGCTCCAGCCTTCTACCCCCACAGACAAACCTGTCACCTGCAAACCCACATCTCGGGCCACTCGGGGCAGAAAACATAGGTCTTCTGTCAAGACCCCCAAACCAATTGTCCCCACAGCCTCACAGCTCCAGCCTTCCACCCCGACAGACCAATCTGTTACCCCTGAGTCCACAACTCAGGACATTCGGGGCAGAAAACATAGGTCCTCTGTCAAGACTCCCCAACCAATGGAACCCACAGCCCCTGGCCATGAACCTCCCAGCCATACAGACCAGCCTGTCACCCCTGAAGCCATAGCTCCGGCTAGTCAGAGCAGGACACTAAGGACTTCTATAATAAGTGCTGTGCCAGTTCCTACCACCCCTGAATTCCGGTCTCCTGTCCCCACAGACCAGCCTATTCCCCCTGAGACCATCCCTCAAGCCAATTGCAGCAGGAGGCCAAGGGCCACTAGGAAGCAGGGGTCCCCCACAGCTCCCATTGTCCATGAACCCTGCTCTGCACCCCCTGAACCTAACTCGAGGAACCAAAGACGAAGAGCAGTGAGAGCAGCTGAGTCCCTTACAACCATTCCTGAGCCTGCCTTTGCCCAGCTTCCTGAGGCGCCCACTCATGCTCCCCACATCGAAAAGGTAGAGGCAGCAGGTACATCTGGGTTCACCCCAGAGCCCCAGCGTAAGGCCTCTCAAAGCCACAAGAGGCCTTTAGCTACCCTGGATTTACCCCCACTTCAAAAACGGCTCCAAAGAGGGAAAGTCTCCCAGAAGACAGCGTTCctccaggaagaggaagatgatCCCACAGAGAGACCAGGGAAGAAAGAG GTTGTAGTGATGCCAGgaccaggcaagagaaagagagaccaagCAGAAGAAGAGGGAATACTGAGCCGCAGCCTCCGAAGAACCAAACCTAATCAAGAGTCCACAGCCCCcaaa GTGCTCTTCACAGGAGTGGTGGATGTTCGAGGAGAGCGGGCAGTACTGGCCCTGGGGGGAAGTCTGGCCAGCTCAGTGGCAGAGGCTTCCCACCTGGTGACTGATCGAATCCGCCGGACGGTCAAGTTCCTGTGTGCCCTGGGGCGGGGGATCCCCATCCTCTCCCTGGACTGGCTGCACCAG TCCCGCAAAGCTGGTTGCTTCTTGCCACCGGATGAATACGTGGTGACCGATCCTGAGCAGGAAGAGAACTTTGGCTTCAGCCTTCGGGATGCTCTGAGCCGAGCTCGGGAGCGAAGGCTGCTGGAG GGCTATGAGATTCATGTGACCCCTGGAGTCCAGCCACCTCCACTTCAGATGGGAGAGATCATCAGCTGCTGTGGAGGCACTGTCCTACCCAGCATGCCCCGGTCCTATAAG CCTCAGAGAGTTGTGATCACATGCTCCCAGGACTTCCCCCGATGCGCCATTCCATCTCGGGTCGGGCTGCCCATCCTCTCACCTGAGTTCCTGCTGACAGGAGTGCTGAAGCAGGAAGCCAAGCCAGAGGCCTTCGTCCTCTCCGCTTTGGAAATGTCATCCACCTGA